A stretch of Metabacillus sp. FJAT-52054 DNA encodes these proteins:
- a CDS encoding YuzL family protein, translating into MAKLKKNPSKAGVSAASVKGNAGPFNEQDGGGKHTSTNQQYKKHNMDEA; encoded by the coding sequence ATGGCAAAATTGAAAAAAAATCCATCAAAAGCAGGTGTCAGTGCAGCAAGTGTTAAAGGAAACGCGGGTCCTTTCAACGAGCAGGATGGCGGAGGCAAACATACAAGCACCAATCAGCAATATAAAAAGCATAATATGGACGAAGCATAA
- a CDS encoding proline dehydrogenase, which produces METVMRNFFLFLSKNRGLTKVAKRYGLKFGAARFVAGETIELASEAIRQLNNKGLDVTIDYLGEFVDNAAEANEMAENSIKAIEAIGRERLQSQLSLKMTSMGLDISDALVMNNMRRILEAAKKNDVFVTIDMEDYSRCGKTIEIFKKLREEYDNIGTVIQAYLYRTEEDIEDLNKYSPNLRLVKGAYKESPQVAFPEKKDVDENFKKIIKMHLLNGNYTAVATHDDAIIEYTKQLVEEHNIPLDQFEFQMLFGIRPERQLELANEGYKMRVYVPYGNDWYGYFMRRLAERPANVAFVLKGVIKK; this is translated from the coding sequence ATGGAAACAGTAATGCGCAATTTTTTCTTGTTTTTGTCCAAAAATAGAGGGCTTACAAAAGTAGCCAAAAGGTACGGATTAAAATTTGGTGCTGCCCGTTTTGTTGCCGGCGAAACAATTGAGCTTGCTTCAGAGGCCATTAGACAGCTCAACAACAAGGGGCTAGATGTCACCATTGACTATCTTGGTGAATTTGTTGATAATGCGGCTGAAGCCAATGAAATGGCCGAAAATTCAATTAAGGCTATTGAAGCAATAGGCAGAGAAAGGCTCCAATCTCAGCTCTCTTTGAAAATGACTTCCATGGGCCTCGATATTTCTGACGCGCTTGTGATGAACAATATGCGCAGAATTCTTGAAGCAGCAAAGAAAAATGATGTTTTTGTCACAATCGACATGGAGGATTACAGCCGCTGCGGAAAAACCATCGAGATTTTCAAAAAACTCAGAGAAGAGTATGACAATATTGGGACTGTTATTCAGGCATACTTATACCGGACTGAAGAGGACATCGAAGATTTGAACAAATACAGCCCGAATTTAAGATTGGTTAAGGGTGCTTACAAAGAATCGCCTCAAGTTGCTTTCCCTGAGAAAAAAGATGTAGATGAGAATTTTAAAAAGATCATTAAAATGCATCTTCTAAATGGAAACTATACGGCTGTTGCTACGCATGATGACGCCATTATTGAATATACAAAACAGCTTGTAGAGGAGCATAATATCCCTCTTGATCAATTCGAATTTCAGATGCTTTTCGGCATCCGTCCGGAGAGACAGCTCGAGCTTGCCAATGAAGGATATAAAATGCGTGTATATGTACCATACGGAAATGACTGGTACGGCTACTTCATGAGAAGGCTTGCAGAGCGTCCTGCGAATGTCGCGTTCGTCCTTAAGGGAGTCATCAAGAAATAA
- a CDS encoding spore coat protein, translating into MNQNQNQQAGKIGNQETQVPKSPQMNERDFVNDLLATEKYMTDSYCTAMNEMSHESLYKDIQSIFNETQDCQRHLYNLMFKNGWYKVEAEQAQKMQQTYQQFSGYAQQQSPYGGLMQ; encoded by the coding sequence ATGAATCAAAACCAAAATCAGCAAGCCGGGAAGATTGGCAACCAGGAAACACAAGTACCAAAATCCCCGCAAATGAACGAACGTGACTTTGTAAATGATCTGCTTGCCACTGAAAAATACATGACAGACTCCTACTGCACAGCCATGAATGAAATGAGCCACGAAAGCTTATATAAAGATATCCAGTCCATCTTTAACGAAACCCAGGACTGCCAGAGACACCTCTATAATTTAATGTTCAAAAACGGCTGGTACAAAGTCGAAGCAGAACAAGCCCAAAAAATGCAGCAAACCTATCAGCAATTCTCCGGCTACGCCCAGCAGCAATCACCTTATGGGGGATTAATGCAATAA
- a CDS encoding DUF2573 family protein — protein sequence MDKTFKDQFDGLFEKYCDLLIGTSEADRQERVQMWALYTHMAKTMPNLVRHWNAEYPEFKLAMKQVSTEVKEMNEQHRENNQKKKDD from the coding sequence ATGGACAAAACGTTTAAAGACCAATTCGACGGCCTGTTTGAAAAATACTGCGACCTCCTCATTGGGACATCTGAGGCAGATCGGCAGGAAAGAGTGCAAATGTGGGCACTCTACACCCATATGGCCAAAACGATGCCAAATTTGGTGAGGCATTGGAACGCAGAATACCCCGAATTTAAACTTGCGATGAAACAAGTGAGCACCGAAGTCAAAGAAATGAATGAACAGCACCGTGAAAATAATCAAAAGAAAAAAGACGACTAA
- a CDS encoding IucA/IucC family C-terminal-domain containing protein: MAEFIERELAELEKFRLGRKRWSSTLSVEVKDLLDPESLKAYLDKVKPKIEAPDRKTAASMLLKRYGFLAALTLYSMTVYNKVPNLRPENLSLETDDQDPLWLPSFHFHNLEAVVPGENESREEWRSSVIRQLFAENIYPLIKTASRNTSISKWILWENVCIYVKWMFETLLASVPEGISKDQIESDFHFTVAEAEGSLFGDYHQNPLKRYDGHTAIQPETGQEIRMRRTCCLFYLTSDRGARCKTCPVKCVKPPKGYGG; the protein is encoded by the coding sequence ATGGCTGAATTTATAGAAAGAGAGCTTGCGGAACTTGAAAAATTCCGTTTGGGAAGGAAGCGCTGGTCTTCCACCCTCTCTGTTGAAGTAAAGGATCTCCTGGACCCAGAATCATTAAAAGCCTATTTGGACAAGGTGAAACCGAAGATTGAAGCTCCTGACCGAAAGACAGCGGCGTCCATGCTTTTAAAGCGTTATGGATTTCTAGCCGCTTTAACCCTGTATTCCATGACAGTCTATAATAAGGTTCCTAACCTAAGACCCGAAAATCTATCTTTGGAAACGGATGACCAGGATCCTTTATGGCTTCCGTCCTTTCATTTTCATAATCTGGAAGCCGTCGTGCCCGGAGAAAATGAAAGCAGGGAAGAATGGAGAAGCTCCGTTATTCGACAGCTTTTCGCAGAAAACATTTATCCACTGATCAAGACAGCAAGCAGAAATACAAGTATATCCAAATGGATTCTTTGGGAAAATGTTTGCATCTATGTAAAGTGGATGTTTGAAACCCTTTTAGCATCTGTTCCAGAAGGAATCAGCAAAGACCAGATTGAAAGCGACTTTCATTTTACAGTAGCTGAAGCAGAAGGTTCCCTCTTTGGAGATTATCATCAGAATCCATTGAAGCGTTATGACGGGCATACAGCCATACAGCCTGAGACAGGTCAGGAAATCAGAATGAGACGCACCTGCTGTCTGTTTTACTTAACCTCCGATCGCGGAGCCCGCTGCAAAACTTGTCCCGTTAAATGTGTAAAACCACCTAAAGGATACGGGGGATAA
- a CDS encoding ABC transporter ATP-binding protein, with protein sequence MSAIETKSLTLSYGDSIIIDELDLTLPKGEITVFIGSNGCGKSTLLRSLARLLKPSHGSVLLEGGSIAKLPTKEVAKKLAILPQGPAAPEGLTVLQLVKQGRYPYQNWLSQWSKEDEDAVCKALESTRMLDFADRPVDSLSGGQRQRAWIAMTLAQDTDIILLDEPTTYLDMTHQIEILDLLFELNERENRTIVMVLHDLNLACRYAHHLVAIKDRKIHDQGKPEEVISCNLVQDVFQMNCEVTVDPLFGTPLCIPHGRGRCILKEVSMQNG encoded by the coding sequence ATGAGTGCAATTGAAACGAAATCCCTGACTTTATCCTACGGGGATTCCATTATTATAGATGAACTGGATCTGACCCTTCCAAAAGGCGAAATTACTGTTTTTATCGGAAGCAACGGCTGCGGAAAATCGACATTGCTCCGCTCCCTCGCGAGACTTCTTAAGCCAAGTCATGGATCCGTCCTTTTAGAAGGAGGGTCTATTGCAAAGCTTCCGACAAAGGAGGTAGCGAAAAAACTCGCTATTCTTCCGCAAGGACCTGCTGCACCGGAAGGACTTACCGTTCTTCAGCTTGTTAAACAAGGACGTTATCCTTACCAAAATTGGCTGAGCCAGTGGTCAAAAGAGGATGAGGATGCCGTCTGCAAAGCGCTTGAATCTACAAGAATGCTGGATTTTGCCGACCGTCCTGTCGATTCCCTGTCAGGAGGACAGCGCCAGCGTGCATGGATTGCGATGACGCTCGCACAGGACACGGATATTATTCTTTTGGATGAACCTACGACCTATCTTGATATGACACATCAGATTGAAATATTGGATTTGCTGTTTGAGCTGAACGAACGCGAAAACCGAACGATTGTCATGGTGCTTCATGATTTAAACTTAGCATGCCGCTATGCTCATCATCTTGTAGCCATTAAGGACAGAAAGATCCATGATCAGGGTAAACCGGAGGAAGTCATAAGCTGCAATCTGGTTCAGGACGTTTTTCAAATGAATTGCGAGGTCACAGTGGATCCGCTTTTCGGAACCCCTCTTTGTATACCGCATGGACGGGGCCGCTGTATTCTGAAAGAAGTGAGTATGCAAAATGGCTGA
- a CDS encoding iron ABC transporter permease → MKTHWTVRIGKSVSFLIDKKAFKVSIIMAAVLLAGFFISTGAGEVMMSPLEVIKTLTGFGSEMNMLIISSFRLPRILIAILVGVCLAVAGGILQGIIRNPLASPDIIGITGGASFAVVTFLALFSDKNNALTVSIQWMPVASFIGAVTVGFIVYALSWKGGSSSFRLVLVGIGFSLLAQSMTTLMMIKGPIYRASQANTWITGTVYGATWQQVKIMLPLTLLLLFLTIIVIRLINLQGLGDELGTGAGSAVQRNRLLLLALSTALTGTAVAFAGGIGFVGLMAPHIARRLVGSSYGAMLPVSAIAGAFLVMIADLIGRTVFSPLEVPAGVFTAAIGAPYFIYLLYKTRNT, encoded by the coding sequence ATGAAAACGCATTGGACTGTTCGGATAGGAAAATCTGTTTCATTTTTAATAGATAAAAAAGCTTTTAAAGTTTCTATAATTATGGCAGCTGTTTTGCTTGCCGGGTTTTTCATCAGTACAGGAGCGGGTGAGGTCATGATGAGCCCGCTTGAAGTAATCAAGACACTGACCGGATTTGGTTCAGAAATGAATATGCTCATCATCTCATCATTTCGGCTGCCAAGAATACTGATTGCCATTTTAGTTGGTGTCTGCCTTGCTGTAGCAGGAGGGATTTTACAGGGAATTATTCGAAATCCTCTTGCATCACCGGATATTATCGGGATTACAGGGGGAGCGTCTTTTGCAGTCGTAACTTTTTTGGCGCTTTTCAGTGATAAAAATAATGCATTGACCGTAAGCATTCAATGGATGCCTGTTGCATCCTTTATCGGTGCTGTTACAGTCGGGTTTATCGTATATGCCCTTTCCTGGAAGGGTGGATCATCATCATTCAGACTGGTGCTCGTAGGGATTGGTTTCTCCCTTCTTGCTCAGTCAATGACCACTCTTATGATGATTAAAGGGCCGATCTATAGAGCTTCACAAGCAAATACTTGGATTACAGGGACCGTGTACGGAGCTACCTGGCAGCAGGTGAAAATCATGCTGCCACTAACCTTGCTGCTTCTTTTCCTTACAATTATCGTTATTCGTCTGATCAACCTGCAAGGGCTTGGAGATGAACTGGGAACAGGCGCAGGAAGTGCGGTGCAGCGCAACAGACTTCTGCTTTTGGCGCTCAGCACAGCTTTGACTGGTACTGCTGTAGCTTTCGCCGGGGGAATCGGTTTTGTCGGACTGATGGCCCCTCATATAGCCAGAAGACTTGTAGGCTCCTCCTATGGAGCCATGCTCCCTGTATCGGCAATAGCCGGAGCCTTCCTGGTCATGATTGCAGATCTGATCGGAAGGACTGTATTTTCACCCCTAGAAGTACCGGCAGGAGTGTTTACGGCAGCGATAGGGGCTCCTTATTTTATTTACCTGCTATATAAAACAAGGAATACGTAA
- a CDS encoding iron ABC transporter permease, producing the protein MLLKSHSQKFILLLGLFLILAAAMCASIVYGYARTNWTIAFKAFTDFNGSNEHIIITSVRLPRALIAALVGASLAMAGAIMQALTKNPLASPGVFGINAGAGFFVVAAVSIFHVSSLQAFTWLSFLGAAAAALTVYFIGSMGREGLTPVKLTLAGAAMAALFSSLTQGLLVVNEAALDQVLFWLAGSIQGRKLESLIAVLPYVTAAFIICGFLAPKINVLTMGEDVAKGLGQKTGTVKIFAAIAVIFLAGGAVSISGPISFVGIVIPHLARYFVGNDHRWILPYSAVLGGILLTVSDIAARYVVMPEEVPVGVMTALIGTPFFIYIARKGFDRA; encoded by the coding sequence ATGCTGCTTAAGTCACACTCACAAAAATTCATTCTATTATTAGGGCTGTTTTTAATCCTTGCCGCTGCCATGTGTGCGAGTATTGTGTACGGTTATGCGCGTACGAATTGGACAATTGCATTCAAGGCATTTACCGATTTTAACGGCTCTAATGAACATATTATCATTACATCAGTCAGGCTTCCGCGTGCTTTAATTGCTGCTCTGGTTGGGGCAAGTCTTGCAATGGCAGGCGCCATCATGCAGGCGCTAACGAAAAACCCGCTTGCTTCCCCAGGGGTGTTTGGAATTAATGCGGGAGCGGGATTTTTTGTAGTCGCTGCCGTATCAATTTTTCATGTTTCATCTCTGCAGGCATTTACGTGGCTTTCTTTCCTTGGTGCTGCCGCTGCTGCTTTAACGGTCTATTTTATTGGATCGATGGGCAGGGAGGGGTTAACGCCTGTAAAGCTGACGCTGGCGGGAGCTGCAATGGCTGCGCTCTTCAGTTCACTTACTCAGGGCTTGCTGGTTGTAAATGAAGCAGCTCTGGATCAGGTTCTGTTTTGGCTGGCTGGATCCATTCAAGGGAGAAAGCTTGAATCTCTTATTGCAGTGCTGCCTTATGTGACTGCGGCTTTTATCATCTGCGGATTCCTTGCCCCGAAAATTAATGTCCTTACAATGGGGGAAGATGTAGCGAAGGGGCTTGGCCAGAAAACTGGGACTGTGAAAATTTTTGCAGCCATTGCGGTTATTTTCCTTGCAGGCGGGGCAGTATCCATATCGGGTCCGATTAGCTTTGTAGGGATTGTTATCCCGCACTTGGCCCGTTATTTTGTTGGAAACGATCACCGGTGGATCTTGCCTTATTCGGCAGTACTTGGGGGAATTCTTCTAACTGTTTCGGATATTGCGGCACGATATGTCGTTATGCCGGAGGAAGTGCCTGTCGGAGTTATGACAGCGCTGATTGGAACGCCTTTCTTTATTTACATCGCAAGAAAGGGGTTTGATCGGGCATGA
- a CDS encoding iron-siderophore ABC transporter substrate-binding protein, with protein MSRTYRKSWFSITALILALTLLLAACGGNTESKKEEASPEEGYQVKHAMGEAKIPKKPERVVVLTNEGTEAALAMGVKPVGAVQSWLGNPWYDHIKDDMKDVKVVGTESEVNVEAIAALKPDLIIGNKMRQEAVYEKLSAIAPTVFAETLRGDWKENFSLYSKALDREEEGKKVIAEFDARIDSIKKEGGDKLSQKVSVVRFMAGKTRVYYKDTFSGVIFDQLGIKYPEATDKLFADNQEDLFVREVGKEAIPQMDGDLLFYFTYAPEGDTEAVKTEEEFTKDPLWQNLSAVKNGKAYKVDDAIWNTAGGVLAANKMLDEIEQYIVKK; from the coding sequence ATGAGTCGTACATACAGAAAATCCTGGTTTAGCATCACCGCATTAATTCTTGCTCTTACCCTGCTGCTGGCAGCCTGCGGCGGCAATACAGAAAGTAAAAAGGAAGAAGCGAGTCCAGAAGAAGGGTATCAAGTGAAGCATGCCATGGGCGAAGCAAAAATCCCGAAAAAGCCTGAACGGGTTGTTGTTTTAACAAATGAAGGGACTGAAGCAGCGCTGGCAATGGGGGTTAAACCTGTTGGAGCGGTTCAATCCTGGCTTGGAAATCCTTGGTACGATCATATTAAGGACGATATGAAAGATGTGAAAGTAGTAGGAACAGAAAGTGAAGTTAACGTAGAGGCCATTGCTGCCCTAAAGCCTGACTTGATTATCGGAAATAAAATGCGCCAGGAAGCGGTTTACGAAAAATTGAGCGCCATCGCGCCGACTGTCTTCGCCGAAACGCTTCGCGGGGATTGGAAGGAAAACTTCTCCCTTTATTCCAAGGCTTTGGATCGTGAAGAAGAAGGAAAGAAAGTCATTGCAGAATTCGATGCACGAATTGACTCCATCAAAAAAGAAGGCGGAGATAAACTTTCCCAAAAGGTTTCAGTCGTCCGCTTTATGGCAGGAAAAACCCGCGTTTATTACAAGGACACGTTCTCAGGAGTTATCTTTGATCAGCTGGGAATCAAGTACCCTGAAGCAACGGATAAGCTGTTTGCTGATAATCAGGAAGATCTGTTTGTAAGAGAAGTAGGCAAGGAAGCGATCCCGCAAATGGATGGAGATTTGCTCTTCTATTTCACTTATGCTCCTGAGGGAGATACAGAAGCGGTAAAAACAGAAGAAGAATTCACAAAGGACCCTCTTTGGCAAAACCTTAGTGCTGTGAAAAACGGCAAAGCCTACAAAGTTGATGATGCCATTTGGAATACAGCAGGCGGTGTTTTGGCTGCAAACAAGATGCTGGATGAAATTGAACAATACATCGTTAAAAAATAA
- a CDS encoding ZIP family metal transporter, giving the protein MGQAALWGAFAGSSILIGALLGMLKRIPPRMVGWIMSFGTGVLIGAASFDLLEESLDGGGITSTTIGFIAGALLFTVSELIIANKGGHQRKRSKENPENHSGVSIFIGTIIDAVPESVIIGVSILQQGSVSVLMVIAVFISNFPEGLSSTTGLIKDGYSRKKILFMWVIVVVLATVSSLLGYSLLQNASPVFTASIGAFAAGGIIAMVASTMMPEAYEEGGPVVGMITSLGVLCSMILSQL; this is encoded by the coding sequence ATGGGGCAGGCAGCACTATGGGGCGCTTTTGCGGGATCGTCCATTTTAATTGGCGCGCTATTAGGAATGCTTAAACGAATTCCTCCGCGGATGGTTGGATGGATCATGTCATTTGGAACAGGAGTCTTGATTGGGGCTGCTTCATTTGATCTGCTGGAAGAGTCTTTGGATGGAGGAGGAATCACTTCAACGACGATAGGCTTCATTGCAGGCGCATTGCTTTTTACGGTAAGCGAGCTCATTATTGCAAACAAAGGCGGGCATCAGAGAAAGCGGTCCAAGGAAAACCCTGAAAATCATTCCGGGGTATCAATTTTTATAGGAACAATTATTGATGCCGTTCCTGAATCGGTCATTATTGGAGTAAGTATTCTGCAGCAAGGCTCAGTTAGTGTTTTGATGGTAATTGCTGTGTTCATCAGTAATTTTCCTGAAGGATTATCCAGTACAACTGGTTTGATAAAAGATGGGTATTCGCGAAAGAAAATTTTATTTATGTGGGTAATCGTAGTTGTCCTAGCTACGGTCAGTTCATTGCTCGGCTACTCCCTTCTGCAAAATGCTTCACCTGTTTTCACGGCTTCAATAGGTGCCTTCGCTGCTGGTGGAATTATCGCAATGGTTGCTTCCACTATGATGCCGGAAGCCTATGAAGAAGGAGGTCCTGTCGTGGGAATGATTACTTCTTTAGGTGTTCTCTGCTCGATGATTTTATCTCAGCTATAA
- a CDS encoding TrkH family potassium uptake protein has protein sequence MKMPKVIKLKPSQLLVLTFAIGIAAGTCLLKLPISTTQGISWVDSLFVATSAMTVTGLSSVDPSTAFTTFGQTVVALLIQIGGLGIMSFAVLIYMMLGRKVGIKDRIVMQQALNQTNIGGVIRLVKYMFIFAFAIEFVAMIFLSIVWVPELGWKKGLFYGFFHAISAFNNAGFGLFSNNLINYVGNPIINIVISGLFIVGGIGFTVLVDMWQKKKFKKFSLHTKIMLVATLVINLVSMLILFVLEYGNPGTLGGLSLGDKLWASWFQAVSPRTAGFNTLDIGAMHEASLFFVMILMFIGAGSASTGGGIKLTTAIVIFLATLTFLKGRKEITIGRRALDGGYIVRALSITIISILFIMGAVFLMTITENESFLEIVFEVVSAFGTVGLSMGVTANFTDFGKIVLVFIMFLGKLGPLTLIYSLATPSGNEIVRYPKEDILTG, from the coding sequence ATGAAGATGCCTAAAGTCATTAAACTTAAACCTTCGCAACTGCTTGTTCTAACATTTGCTATTGGTATTGCTGCCGGCACTTGTCTGCTAAAACTTCCGATATCCACTACTCAAGGAATCTCATGGGTCGATTCATTGTTTGTCGCTACATCTGCTATGACTGTAACAGGTCTTTCCTCCGTAGATCCGAGCACAGCGTTTACTACGTTTGGTCAAACCGTTGTTGCTCTGCTGATTCAGATTGGCGGCTTGGGAATCATGTCATTTGCCGTCCTGATCTACATGATGCTTGGAAGAAAAGTGGGGATTAAAGACCGGATTGTGATGCAGCAGGCATTGAATCAGACGAACATAGGCGGGGTTATCCGGCTTGTGAAGTATATGTTCATATTTGCATTTGCTATTGAATTTGTTGCCATGATTTTTTTATCTATTGTATGGGTTCCTGAACTAGGATGGAAAAAAGGTTTGTTCTATGGATTTTTCCACGCAATTTCTGCCTTTAATAATGCAGGATTCGGACTTTTCTCTAATAACTTAATCAACTATGTTGGGAACCCGATTATCAATATCGTTATTAGCGGCCTGTTTATTGTGGGAGGAATTGGTTTTACTGTGCTGGTGGATATGTGGCAGAAGAAGAAGTTCAAAAAATTCAGCCTGCATACAAAAATTATGCTGGTTGCAACACTTGTAATTAATCTTGTATCTATGCTGATTCTTTTTGTTCTGGAATATGGAAACCCTGGTACGCTTGGAGGGCTCTCACTGGGAGATAAGCTGTGGGCATCCTGGTTTCAGGCCGTTTCTCCAAGAACTGCAGGGTTCAATACACTTGATATCGGAGCCATGCATGAAGCATCTCTCTTTTTTGTCATGATTCTAATGTTCATAGGAGCGGGAAGTGCTTCAACAGGGGGCGGAATCAAACTGACCACAGCTATTGTTATTTTTCTGGCTACCCTGACCTTCTTAAAGGGGAGAAAGGAAATCACCATTGGCAGACGTGCTCTTGATGGAGGTTACATTGTAAGAGCTCTATCCATTACCATCATATCCATCCTTTTTATCATGGGAGCAGTCTTCCTGATGACGATTACAGAAAATGAATCGTTTTTGGAAATTGTATTTGAAGTAGTCTCAGCATTTGGTACAGTAGGGCTCTCTATGGGAGTTACGGCTAACTTTACAGACTTTGGTAAAATCGTTCTCGTATTTATTATGTTCCTCGGCAAGCTTGGACCGTTAACTCTTATTTATTCTCTTGCTACACCTTCTGGAAATGAGATTGTGCGTTACCCGAAAGAGGATATCTTAACTGGATAA
- a CDS encoding TrkA family potassium uptake protein translates to MSKQFAVFGLGRFGGSLVKEFHDLGREVLAVDKNIDKVHQYAPYATHSVQANSMDEEALKQLGVSNVDHAFVSLGDDIEGSILTSLLLIELGISEVWAKAQNDYHQRVLEKIGVTRVIHPERDMAKRIAHHIISEKMIDYIELSKEHSMVELVATDKINRKSLNDLDIRAKFACNIVGIQRNEDMIVSPAAEETVEKGDILLVIGKNKDIARFEEEGM, encoded by the coding sequence GTGAGTAAACAATTTGCTGTTTTCGGACTAGGAAGGTTTGGCGGAAGTCTTGTAAAAGAGTTTCATGATCTGGGCAGGGAGGTCCTGGCTGTTGATAAAAATATAGATAAGGTCCATCAATACGCACCATATGCTACCCATTCCGTTCAGGCGAATTCCATGGATGAGGAAGCGCTGAAGCAGCTTGGGGTCAGTAATGTGGATCACGCTTTTGTTTCATTGGGAGACGATATTGAGGGAAGTATTTTAACTTCCTTACTGCTTATAGAGCTTGGAATATCCGAGGTATGGGCAAAGGCGCAAAATGATTACCATCAGCGGGTGCTTGAAAAAATCGGAGTTACACGTGTCATTCATCCGGAACGGGATATGGCGAAAAGAATTGCCCACCATATCATTTCAGAAAAAATGATTGATTATATTGAGCTATCAAAAGAGCATAGTATGGTGGAATTAGTCGCAACTGATAAAATAAACCGTAAATCCTTAAATGACCTGGACATTCGGGCCAAATTCGCCTGCAATATCGTTGGGATCCAGAGAAATGAAGATATGATTGTTTCTCCAGCAGCTGAAGAAACGGTGGAAAAAGGTGATATCCTGCTTGTTATCGGAAAAAATAAAGATATAGCCCGTTTTGAAGAGGAAGGAATGTAG
- a CDS encoding DedA family protein yields MKEFIFGILEMLADLGYFGIAIGLMIEIIPSEIVLGYGGYLISLGRIEMFGAVIAGVIGGTFAQLFLYWLGYFGGRPILEKYGKYLLIKKKHLDMSEEWFEKYGTGVIFSARFIPVVRHAISIPAGIAKMPVWKFTLYTIAAIIPWTILFLFLGIQLGSNWMHIKEYAQPFIIPIVIIFILVMAVYLFAKSSKKRKTI; encoded by the coding sequence ATGAAAGAATTTATATTTGGTATTTTAGAAATGTTAGCGGATTTGGGGTATTTCGGGATTGCTATCGGTCTGATGATTGAAATCATCCCGAGCGAAATTGTCCTGGGATATGGGGGCTATCTGATCTCATTGGGAAGAATCGAAATGTTTGGAGCGGTTATAGCCGGAGTGATCGGAGGGACTTTTGCTCAGCTTTTCCTGTATTGGCTTGGGTATTTTGGAGGCCGGCCAATTCTTGAAAAGTACGGTAAATATCTTCTCATTAAAAAGAAGCACCTTGATATGTCAGAAGAATGGTTTGAAAAATATGGAACCGGTGTTATTTTTTCAGCAAGGTTTATTCCGGTTGTAAGACATGCCATTTCCATTCCGGCGGGGATCGCTAAAATGCCTGTCTGGAAGTTTACTCTTTATACAATCGCTGCTATTATTCCGTGGACCATTCTCTTTCTGTTTTTGGGTATACAGCTGGGAAGCAATTGGATGCATATTAAGGAATATGCCCAGCCATTTATTATTCCGATTGTTATTATTTTTATTTTGGTTATGGCCGTTTATCTTTTTGCTAAAAGTTCAAAAAAACGCAAAACCATTTAA